The region TTTCGTAACTGCGTCGCAAACTTTATAAATTATCATGTGCAGTGAGAACAAAAATATCGTTCCACCATGCACCGCAAAACACGATCAGCACTTTTCGTTCTCGCTGCCATAAGCGTTCTGCTTCTCTTCTCTTCATGCACCTTGTGGAATGGGAGAACCAATCCAGATTCGCCGCCTTCCACCAGGGAGTACTACGAAGGAACACGCGGCGTCGAAGCACGATTCGTGCGAGTGCCCCCGAAACTCTACTACTACGCCGGTGGAGGACGAGAAGACAACCCTATCGACATTGAAGTCGAAGTAGCCAACGTGGGCGCGAGCATGGCTCGAGGCGGACTCTACCTCTCCGGCTTTGACCCCAACCTCATCACCTTCGACGATATCTTCATCGACCCTGACGGAGCAGGAGCCTGCGCCCTTGACGTGGGCAACCTCGCAACGGGCAGGTTCGGCGCCGTGTTTCGCTGCGACGGGGTACGCATCGGGACGAGCAGGAGCGGCGGCATTGACGTTCGCATAGAAAACCTTGCGCAAACCATTGATGACGTCTTCGGGACGCATATTTCCTCCAAAAAACTCTTCACCAGCCCCATCAGCGTCGACTTTTCCAAAGAAGACAGCGGATGGCGAAGCGAAATATCCTTTGCGGGCGTCGACTACGAGTACGCCAAACGAGGCCGCCTCTTCCTCTCCCTCTTCGCCGGCCTGGACTTTGACCGCTACAACGGCCTCGAGTACATCCTTGCAGGAGACACGTACGAGTACCCAGGAGGAGAAACCGCCCTGCACACCTACACGGGCTACCTGCACGATTGGCCCGCAGGACTCGACGAAATCCGGCAAAACTTCCTCCTCACCAGCTGCTACCTTTACACCACCTACGCAACACCACTCGTCTGCATCGACCCAGAACCCTTCAACGAAGGAGAAAAAGTTTGCAGACCACGAACCATCACGTGGGGCAAGGGCCAAGGAGCCCCCGTCACGATAACATCCATCTACCAAGAAAACACACCTCTCAAAGTCCGCTTCGACTTTGAAGTCCGCAACGTCGGCACCGGGAAGATCTTCGACCCCGGCTACATTGAATACTGTTCACCGTACTTCCCCGGCCGCGTCACCAGCAAAATGCTCGACGTCGTTTACATTGGTGACGTACGAATCGGCACCGCCAGTCTCATCGAAGGAGACCCCCGCCTCGAATGCTCACCTGACTTTAAAGTCCGCCTCCAAAACGGCGTTGGGCGATTCACGTGCAGCTACGACATCAGCCGGCTGCGCAACCTGAAATCAGCCTTTGAAACACCACTCATCATTGAACTCTGGTACGGCTACTCCCAAACCGACCGAAGAACCGTCACCATCAAACGCATTACGTAATGCAGAACCAATCCTACAATACCCCCCTGTCGATAGATTTATAAAGGTGAACGTTGAGGAAAGAGGAACTAGAGGAAAACGAAACGATGAGCGGACACGTTTTTAAAAACACTGCCTTCCTCCTTCTCCTCACCGTACTGCTCGTCCTCGCGAGCTGCAAATCCTCTCCTGACACGAACACTATTCCGCCCCAATTCAAAGGAGGCAACGTCGGCCTGGAAATGTACTACTTAGACGGCATGCCTCCCGCTGTTATCTACGACAACGGCCAACTGCCCTTCGCCATCGGCCTGATCATCAGCAACGTGGGGGAGGCAGACGTCGGCCCGGGAACACCAAACCCCTTTGTAGAAGTGTCCCTCACCGGCATCAATCCTGTTCAGTTCGGCGTTACGGAAGCCGACCTCGTCCAAAGCCTCGCAACAGAGCTTCGCGGCTCAAAAATGAACTTTGACGGCCAACCCATTGACGGAGACATCACCCAAGTCACGTTCGATGGCCTCAGCTACCTCCCCGACCTCTTTGGCACATCACCCATCGCCATTCGCTCCAACCTCTGCTACGACTACCAAACATTCACCACTACCCAAATCTGCATTAAGAACGACGTTGTGGAGACTTCAGGCGACGTTTCTATTTGCCAAGCGAGAGGAGAAAAAATCCCGCAAAACTCCGGCGGGCCGGTTCACATAACCTCCCTCGTGCAAAACCCCCTCAACAACAATAAAATTCAGGTTGTTTTCCAAATAGAACACGTCGGGACAGGCCAAATCTTTGCCAGAACTGAGGGGGAACATTGCGACTATTCTGTGCGCAACTTGCGCAACAAAAACGTCGTTGACGTCATTGTACGACCGCTTGACGATCCTAACTACCGCATTTCCTGCCCGCGCTTTAAAGGCTCAAATCAAGGGTCTGTTGTTCTGCTCAATGGCGCGCCGACACAAGTCACGTGCACCATTGAAAACGTCGGAGGAAGTTCCGTCCAAGTCTTCCAAGACTGGCTCGACATCGAGCTGCGCTACCGCTACGGGCAGTACATCGACCAACAAATTCTTATCCAGGACACGCCCCAACCATAACCCCGCCTAGCGCCCGCCATTACTTTGTTGGAAAACACGAGAGATGCTGGGCAAGAGCCCTGCGCTAATCGCTCCTTGGAGTTGACTTTCACAATATTTAAAAAACCATTTTTATTCAAGTGCCACCATGCAATCAAATAGGACGCTTCATTCTCATTTCATAGCTGCGTCGCTGGCCATACTCCTCCTCGTTCTTGCCGGGTGCAGCGCCACAGACCAAAGCCCACCGCAAACAGCGCCAAGCACGAGTCGTGAGCAACCAGCAACCCAGCCCACAACACCACCTGCGCCTTCTGAAAAACCAGAGCAAGCACAAAAGCAGGAACAAGAACAAGAGCGCTTCTTTTCGCTTGCAGACGTGGCCAGCCATGCTACGAAGGAGGACTGCTGGATGGTCATCCACGGTAACGTCTACGATGTCACAGCATATGTTTCTTCCCACCCTGGCGGCCCCGCAATCCTCCAAGGGTGTGGCAAGGACGCGACCGACTTATTTGAAACCAGGCCGATGGGATCCGGCACGCCCCACTCTCAAGGAGCAAGGAATACGCTGCAGTCCTTCCTCATTGGCAAGCTCAAGCCGTGAAGCCTCTTTTTTTATGCGATTCTTCGATGCGAGACGCTAAAAAGAGTGCCCCCCACACCACTTGCGAGAGTTCTCACTGCGTGGTAGCGAAAGCTTTATAAGTTGATGTTGCTTTCTCCTCTGCTAAACCGACAAAAACGGAGGAAAAAAATCCCGAGCACCATGAGACCAACGAAACAACTCCTCACCATCACTGCCGCACTCCTCATCACCCTCCTCTTAGCAGGGAGCACGCTCGCCTACACCGTCTACTCAACGACGAGCACAGGACGATACTACCCCTCGTACCACTACACCCGCTGGAGCAGGAGCTCACAACCAGTGAACCTCTACATCGGGCCAGGCCCGACAAACATCGACAACTCAGCAAAATTCTACACCTACACGTCACCGCCCCGCTCAGGAGGATTCTCCCCGGGCGGCGTCGGCCAACTCTGGGGCCTTCGCAAAGCAGTCCCCTACATCTACTCTCCCGTCAACTACCCCACGTGGTACCAACCCTACTACGCCTACCCCTACGCTACGACCTGGTACGGCAATTACTATCCGCGAAGAGCAAGTCTCAACGCGCCGTTCTACAACGCTTTCAGCAGCATCGGCTTCTAACGGCTGAGAAAAAACTTACTGAAGAAAACAATGCACACTCGCTTGTTGAGACCGCGCTTTTTCTCCACTTTTACGACGTTTGCCGAGCGCCCTCGCGAACCACAAACGCCAAGAGCGCTTCGAGCTGGACGAACTCGTCAGCGCCTTCAACAAGGTGGAACTCAGCCTCGCCGCACCGCTCCGTTATAGCAAGCTTTAACGCATCAGGGAAGTCCATATTCCAAACCTGCTGTTGAAGCTGCTTAATGACATCAAGCCCCGACAAGCCATAGGTAAGCATGGTTGAAAACAACTCATCCCTGGCTCGCTTAAACTCGCCCTTGACCGCCAAGCTCAACACGTTTTGAAGCTCCTTTGGGCGCGCCAAGCTTGCCAAGAGAAAAATTGAAGACTCAGAAACCTTCTTGCTCATCGCGGCGCACGCCTGCAAAATATTTTCAGCCTTCCTCACATCCCCTCTGCACGCATCGAAAAGCGCCTTCTTCGCATTCTCATCAATAGTGAGCGATTCCTCCTTTGCAATACGATCCACGATCTCGTACAAATCCTGCTCGCTCAAGGGCTTAAACTTGAACAGCGTACAGCGAGACTGTATGGGATCAATGATTTTGCTTGAGTAATTACAACTCAAGATGAACCTGCACGTTTGCGTAAAGTTTTCCATCGTCCGCCTCAACGCTTGCTGCGCCTCCTTCGTGAGCGCATCACACTCGTCAAGATACACAATTTTAAAGGGAGCATCACCAAAAGGGCGCGTCCTGGCAAAATCTTTTACTTTAACGCGAATAACATCGATGCCCCGCTCGTCCGACGCGTTCAATTCTAAGAAGTTCTCCGTCCACGCCTCGCCGAAGAGCTCCCGTGCAATAACAAGCGAGAGTGTCGTCTTCCCAACCCCCGCAGGGCCTGCAAAGAGCAAGTGAGGCATGTTCTTCGCCTTGACAAACGAGGAAACCCTGCCAACAACATCTTCCTGGCCTTTGATTTCAGAAAACGTCCTTGGCCTGTATTTCTCCGTCCACACCGCAAAATCCATAGAAAAAGAGTGACCCTCTTGCGTTATTTAAACCTTGCCACTCCGAGCACCACACCCGAACGCCAACCCAAAAAAAAACGCTGCAGGTACACAAAACAAGAACGGCCTTTTAAAAGCAGCAGTGGCGAGCAGCCCTGCCGAACTTCATCACACCTATCACTACACCTACAAACCTAGACGATATCCTCTTCACTCACGACAACGTAATCACCTGTCGCGATAACGGCAGAGTAAGGAATG is a window of Candidatus Woesearchaeota archaeon DNA encoding:
- a CDS encoding replication factor C small subunit is translated as MDFAVWTEKYRPRTFSEIKGQEDVVGRVSSFVKAKNMPHLLFAGPAGVGKTTLSLVIARELFGEAWTENFLELNASDERGIDVIRVKVKDFARTRPFGDAPFKIVYLDECDALTKEAQQALRRTMENFTQTCRFILSCNYSSKIIDPIQSRCTLFKFKPLSEQDLYEIVDRIAKEESLTIDENAKKALFDACRGDVRKAENILQACAAMSKKVSESSIFLLASLARPKELQNVLSLAVKGEFKRARDELFSTMLTYGLSGLDVIKQLQQQVWNMDFPDALKLAITERCGEAEFHLVEGADEFVQLEALLAFVVREGARQTS